The Deltaproteobacteria bacterium DNA window GTAGCGAAACACGATGTCGATGTCGAACGACACGGCTTTCCCCGAAGGCGGCTAGCGCGCCGACGCGACCGCGTAACGGCCCTCGAAGTAGGCCCCGGCGCGGGCCAGGACCAGATTCATGGCGAGGTATAGGGCGGCCACGATCATGTAGACCTCCAGCGGCCGGTAAGTGACCGAGACCACGTGCTGGCCGGTGCGCATGAGCTCGGTCACCGCGATCACCGAGATCAGGGATGAGTTCTTGAGGATGCTGATGGTCTCATTGATGAGCGCCGGCAGGACCAGGCGCATCATCTGCGGAATCAGGATCCTTACCTTGACCGCCAGGATTCCGATCCCGAGCATGCGCGCGGCCTCGGCCTGGCCGGACGGGATGGACAGCAGGCCGCCCCGGAAGATCTCGGCCTGAAACGCCGCCGTGTTC harbors:
- a CDS encoding amino acid ABC transporter permease, producing the protein WLSFGLISRNRLIRRASVVYRSVWRGTPILVQLLIVFYLLPTIGLDVPSIAAALIALTMNTAAFQAEIFRGGLLSIPSGQAEAARMLGIGILAVKVRILIPQMMRLVLPALINETISILKNSSLISVIAVTELMRTGQHVVSVTYRPLEVYMIVAALYLAMNLVLARAGAYFEGRYAVASAR